The proteins below come from a single Chryseobacterium nepalense genomic window:
- a CDS encoding T9SS type A sorting domain-containing protein codes for MRKLYTSPWQWCLGLKKTGIIALAFFGAVQTMNAQVNNYVFAQTTGTFNSIASSGTVVSGSEATTSTTNDTAGWPVTIPFNFNFNGVDYTSIFVNSNGGATFGATTSTASSLISSTTGFSGAVSVMNRDLWGVFITSGVTTSGSDIITNVASFKGIEIGKQLNNVNGIPSGATVTAFDETAGTITMSAPATSSSSSAVVRYGSGKIFTAVEGVAPNRVFVIEWIGYNDYSTAVTGSNHLNFQLRLAETSNRISIVYGPGYNINTTSRTNQVGLRGASNADFNNRSGAAGSPWDSTTAGTTNSASVARDNTSFPVPGLTFNWAPPTCIVPTGLTVPLATVTTNGAVVSWTPPSALPGNGYEVYYSTSNTAPTSSTVLDASNSVTSTTASASIGGLLPATTYYVWVRSVCSGSDKSVWSTVSSFATSCQPPAILSVNGATVCGASGSATISATADSGATVTWYDAATGGNVLSTGNSYTTPVISANTTYYVSAKTGTNPPSAGLANAISTSGYTLEAGLFFDATSSFTINGVYVYPIGTGAGTVVIALQDGNVSPAVTLQTVTVNLTGTTAPYVKTFVPLNFSVTPGSNYKLMMMSRTGGVSSLVRESGASWGAYPLSVPGVMTITNGNCCSGNTTSTSYYYFYDWQLTAGCESARQPVNVIVNSSCLGTSETSALKDGIKVFPNPFSDVLNISEVDNVKSVSVTDLSGRLIKTIEKPGSELNLADLKSGMYMITLYLKDGTQKTVKSIKK; via the coding sequence ATGAGAAAACTTTACACGAGTCCGTGGCAATGGTGTCTTGGCTTAAAAAAAACGGGAATTATTGCCCTTGCATTCTTTGGAGCTGTACAGACGATGAATGCGCAGGTGAATAACTATGTATTTGCTCAGACTACAGGCACATTCAATAGTATTGCTTCTTCAGGTACGGTTGTTTCCGGGAGTGAGGCTACAACATCAACTACTAATGATACAGCAGGCTGGCCGGTTACTATTCCTTTTAATTTTAATTTTAACGGGGTAGATTATACCTCAATATTTGTCAATTCAAATGGAGGGGCAACATTTGGTGCTACTACCAGTACTGCCAGTTCTTTAATATCTTCAACTACCGGATTTTCTGGAGCTGTAAGTGTTATGAACAGAGATTTGTGGGGTGTATTTATTACTTCCGGAGTTACCACAAGCGGATCTGATATCATTACCAATGTGGCTTCTTTTAAAGGTATTGAAATAGGAAAACAGCTCAATAATGTCAATGGAATTCCTTCGGGAGCCACTGTAACGGCTTTTGATGAAACTGCCGGAACCATTACCATGTCTGCTCCTGCAACATCCAGCTCTTCGTCTGCTGTAGTGCGTTATGGATCAGGTAAGATTTTTACCGCTGTTGAAGGAGTTGCTCCAAACAGGGTTTTTGTTATTGAATGGATCGGATATAATGATTACAGTACAGCGGTAACCGGAAGTAATCATCTTAATTTTCAGTTAAGGCTGGCTGAAACTTCTAACCGTATTTCGATAGTTTACGGGCCGGGTTATAATATTAACACGACATCAAGAACCAATCAGGTTGGTTTGAGAGGGGCTTCAAATGCTGATTTTAATAACAGGTCCGGTGCGGCAGGTAGTCCGTGGGATTCTACAACAGCCGGAACTACCAACAGTGCAAGTGTTGCGAGAGATAATACGAGTTTTCCTGTTCCGGGATTAACATTTAACTGGGCGCCGCCAACATGCATAGTTCCTACAGGTTTAACGGTTCCTTTAGCAACGGTAACCACTAATGGAGCTGTAGTATCATGGACTCCGCCTTCAGCACTTCCGGGTAATGGTTACGAAGTATATTACAGTACGTCAAATACTGCGCCTACATCAAGTACGGTTTTGGATGCATCAAATTCTGTCACTTCAACAACGGCTTCGGCATCAATTGGTGGCTTGCTTCCTGCTACAACCTATTACGTATGGGTAAGATCGGTGTGCTCAGGATCGGATAAGAGTGTTTGGTCTACAGTATCTTCATTTGCAACGTCATGTCAGCCTCCTGCTATCCTAAGTGTAAATGGGGCAACTGTTTGTGGGGCTTCAGGTTCGGCTACCATATCGGCTACGGCAGATTCAGGTGCTACTGTTACATGGTATGATGCTGCTACTGGAGGAAATGTCTTAAGTACCGGGAATTCTTACACAACACCTGTGATTTCAGCAAATACTACATATTATGTATCGGCAAAAACCGGGACTAATCCCCCAAGTGCAGGATTGGCAAATGCGATATCCACGAGTGGATATACTTTAGAGGCGGGATTGTTTTTTGATGCTACTTCCAGTTTTACAATCAATGGGGTGTATGTTTATCCTATAGGCACAGGCGCGGGAACGGTTGTCATCGCTTTACAGGATGGAAATGTTAGTCCGGCAGTTACCTTACAGACTGTTACGGTAAATCTTACAGGTACAACGGCTCCTTATGTAAAAACGTTTGTTCCTCTGAATTTTTCCGTAACACCGGGAAGCAATTATAAATTAATGATGATGAGCAGAACGGGAGGGGTTAGCAGTTTGGTAAGAGAATCGGGAGCATCTTGGGGAGCATATCCGCTTTCCGTTCCGGGTGTAATGACGATCACCAATGGTAATTGCTGTTCAGGTAATACCACTTCTACTTCATATTATTATTTTTATGATTGGCAATTAACTGCTGGTTGTGAAAGTGCAAGACAGCCGGTTAATGTAATCGTAAACTCTTCTTGCCTTGGAACTTCAGAAACTTCAGCCTTAAAAGATGGTATTAAGGTATTTCCGAATCCTTTCTCTGATGTGCTGAATATTTCAGAGGTTGATAATGTAAAATCGGTTTCTGTTACGGATCTTTCCGGAAGATTGATAAAGACAATTGAAAAGCCTGGATCTGAGCTTAATCTAGCCGATTTAAAATCAGGAATGTACATGATTACGCTATACTTAAAAGATGGAACTCAAAAAACAGTAAAATCAATTAAAAAATAA
- a CDS encoding fibronectin type III domain-containing protein yields the protein MKKHLLTYLLFLGTLMSAQITLGSGTTSGGVSTTVATVPWSTYYGYSYAQQILLKSDINAAGAGNITGLRFYLSASASLTNSNDVVVYLGQTTKTSFSSTTDWIPTSAMTQVYSGTVTNNAGIVEITLSSPFAYDNVNNLVIAVDENKAGDNGGEVFYTYTSGTNKTLYYRNDTTNPNPASITQTGTRSATQSVVTLLGLAPNPVPACPAVTAPTAAATGVSVLPAINWNAVSGATGYRLSVGTTSGGTDVVNNVDLGNVTTYTFASALQFNTQYYYTVSSYNGAIPSAACSERTFTTANISCPAVTAPAAAAVGLSVTPTITWTASTGATGYKISVGTTAGGTDVLNNVDLGNVTSYTFGSALMNSTKYYYTVNAYSALATSSGCTERNFTTVCTPVTAFSENFDTVTAGSWPNCWAKVGANGSAYTQASTAMSAPNNMYIYTSSVSSPAVVSMPPVSTLQLGTYRLRFKMRGNFTAGDKIDVGYLTNPSDASTFVSFGTTYTANSATVVDNYTINNIIAPAGVTTMAFKHIGPSGYSILIDDVVYELMPSCVEPSAVTVSAIGANNATVAWTAPLSAPGNGYEFYYSTTNTAPTASTTASGTSATTSAPLSGLTSSTTYYVWVRSVCSTADKSVWTTAATFTTACTSVNVPYTLNFDSVTTPALPVCTSAVNSGSGNVWNTSTATGFTGNVLNYTYNTSNAANTWFFTQGINLTAGVSYRIKYKYSNATGTTQYPEKMKISYGTSATAVGMTNLLKDYPVITGGVITSDFVDFTPASTGTYYFGFNAYSAANMNRIYVDDINIDVTPTCFEPTALVSSNITATSADVAWTAPAPAPSNGYEIYYSTTNTAPVSTTVPTVSGITGTSQSLNTLSPATTYYVWVRSKCSSADMSSWSNVLTFSTPCASVVPTYTNDFASTAGACTSNVSGGSPTGSAPTGTTAYWIQNNWLNSPVTNSGTGSMRMNLYSVNRAGWLKMAPLNLSAGGYRVKFDYAVTTYSGTAASAMGSDDVVQFVVSQDGGNTWTVLQTWNAANAPSNTSNTFSLDLTGYTGANTIFAFYGNDGTVDDTEDYNFYIDNFVVEVNNVLAANDVKANANTGIKLYPNPFTEVLNISDASNVKNVLVTDIAGRLIKTIANPGKELHLGELKQGMYLVTLEMKDGSRQTIKAIKK from the coding sequence ATGAAAAAACATTTACTTACGTACCTCTTATTTTTGGGTACATTAATGTCGGCTCAGATTACCTTAGGGTCTGGAACGACATCGGGTGGTGTCTCCACAACTGTGGCCACCGTCCCATGGAGTACTTACTACGGGTACAGCTATGCCCAGCAGATTTTGCTTAAAAGCGATATCAATGCTGCCGGAGCAGGGAATATTACAGGATTACGATTTTATTTAAGTGCTTCTGCCAGTCTTACCAACTCAAATGATGTGGTTGTTTATTTGGGACAGACTACAAAAACTTCTTTTTCCTCAACTACCGACTGGATTCCTACCAGTGCAATGACACAGGTTTACAGCGGAACAGTAACCAATAATGCGGGTATTGTGGAAATCACACTTTCATCGCCTTTTGCTTACGATAACGTAAACAACCTTGTGATTGCGGTTGATGAAAATAAAGCCGGTGATAACGGAGGTGAAGTTTTTTATACCTATACCAGCGGGACAAACAAAACGTTGTATTACAGAAATGACACTACCAACCCGAATCCTGCCTCTATTACTCAGACCGGGACAAGATCTGCAACGCAGTCTGTAGTTACTTTGTTAGGTCTTGCTCCTAACCCAGTGCCTGCATGTCCTGCAGTTACAGCTCCGACAGCTGCGGCTACAGGAGTTTCCGTGCTTCCTGCTATCAACTGGAATGCAGTGAGTGGAGCTACAGGATACAGACTTTCTGTAGGAACTACTTCAGGAGGAACTGATGTAGTCAACAATGTTGATCTGGGGAATGTTACCACGTACACTTTTGCATCTGCTTTGCAGTTTAATACACAATATTATTATACGGTAAGCTCTTACAACGGTGCCATTCCTTCTGCTGCCTGCTCAGAAAGAACTTTTACAACTGCTAATATTTCCTGTCCGGCTGTTACAGCTCCTGCAGCTGCTGCAGTAGGTCTTTCTGTAACGCCAACCATTACTTGGACAGCTTCAACGGGAGCTACAGGATATAAAATATCTGTAGGAACAACTGCCGGCGGAACGGATGTTTTAAATAATGTTGATCTGGGGAATGTAACATCATATACCTTCGGTTCAGCTTTAATGAACAGTACAAAGTATTATTATACGGTAAATGCTTATTCTGCACTTGCCACTTCATCCGGATGTACGGAAAGAAACTTTACAACTGTATGTACTCCGGTAACAGCTTTTTCTGAAAACTTTGATACTGTTACAGCGGGTTCATGGCCGAATTGCTGGGCTAAAGTAGGCGCAAACGGTAGTGCTTATACTCAGGCAAGCACCGCAATGAGTGCTCCGAATAATATGTATATTTATACCAGTTCAGTTTCTTCTCCTGCGGTAGTTTCTATGCCGCCGGTAAGTACACTTCAGTTGGGGACTTATCGTTTGAGATTTAAAATGAGAGGAAATTTTACAGCCGGAGATAAAATAGATGTAGGATATCTTACCAATCCTTCCGACGCCTCTACATTCGTGTCTTTCGGTACTACCTATACTGCGAATAGTGCAACGGTTGTAGATAATTATACAATTAATAATATTATTGCTCCTGCGGGTGTTACCACAATGGCATTTAAGCATATCGGACCATCAGGGTACAGTATTCTGATTGATGATGTTGTGTATGAATTAATGCCTTCATGTGTAGAGCCTTCAGCGGTTACGGTTTCAGCTATTGGTGCAAATAATGCAACTGTTGCATGGACAGCTCCTTTATCAGCTCCGGGCAATGGCTATGAGTTTTATTACAGTACGACAAACACGGCGCCAACAGCTTCAACTACAGCATCTGGTACAAGCGCTACTACTTCTGCGCCTTTATCAGGCTTAACAAGTTCTACAACTTATTATGTTTGGGTTCGTTCTGTGTGCAGTACTGCTGATAAGAGTGTTTGGACTACTGCTGCTACATTTACTACAGCATGTACTTCTGTTAATGTACCGTATACTTTAAATTTTGACAGTGTTACCACACCTGCTTTACCGGTTTGTACATCAGCTGTAAATTCAGGATCAGGAAATGTGTGGAATACATCCACGGCTACAGGGTTTACCGGGAATGTTTTAAACTATACTTATAACACTTCTAATGCTGCAAATACATGGTTCTTTACTCAGGGAATTAATCTTACAGCGGGTGTGAGCTATAGAATTAAGTATAAATATTCTAATGCTACAGGAACGACACAGTATCCTGAAAAAATGAAAATTTCTTATGGTACTTCAGCTACCGCTGTAGGGATGACAAATCTTTTAAAAGATTATCCGGTTATTACGGGAGGTGTAATTACAAGTGATTTTGTTGATTTTACTCCTGCTTCAACAGGCACATATTACTTTGGATTCAATGCGTATTCTGCAGCTAATATGAATAGAATTTATGTAGATGATATCAATATTGATGTTACTCCTACTTGTTTTGAGCCTACTGCTTTAGTATCTTCTAATATCACGGCTACATCTGCTGATGTTGCATGGACTGCCCCTGCTCCTGCGCCGTCAAATGGTTATGAAATCTATTACAGCACAACAAATACTGCTCCTGTGTCTACAACAGTTCCTACTGTTTCAGGAATCACAGGAACTTCTCAGTCTTTGAATACGCTTTCACCTGCAACAACCTATTATGTTTGGGTAAGATCGAAATGTTCTTCAGCGGATATGAGCAGCTGGTCTAATGTTCTGACCTTTAGTACACCATGTGCTTCAGTAGTGCCAACTTATACAAATGATTTTGCTTCAACAGCTGGAGCTTGTACTTCAAATGTTTCAGGAGGTTCTCCTACAGGAAGTGCACCAACAGGAACAACGGCTTATTGGATACAGAACAACTGGTTAAATTCTCCTGTTACTAATTCAGGTACCGGATCAATGAGAATGAATTTGTATTCTGTGAACAGAGCCGGATGGTTAAAAATGGCTCCTTTAAATTTATCAGCGGGAGGATACAGAGTGAAATTTGATTATGCTGTAACAACATATTCAGGTACTGCGGCTTCTGCAATGGGTTCTGATGATGTCGTTCAGTTTGTGGTATCACAGGACGGAGGAAATACCTGGACAGTTCTTCAGACCTGGAATGCAGCTAATGCTCCTTCCAATACATCGAACACATTTTCTTTGGATTTAACTGGTTATACAGGTGCCAATACAATATTCGCATTCTATGGAAATGATGGTACGGTAGATGATACTGAAGACTATAATTTCTATATTGATAATTTTGTAGTAGAGGTAAATAATGTACTTGCTGCAAACGATGTTAAGGCTAATGCTAATACTGGAATTAAATTATATCCAAACCCTTTCACTGAAGTGTTGAATATATCTGATGCTTCAAATGTGAAAAATGTTCTGGTAACGGATATTGCCGGAAGATTGATAAAAACAATCGCAAATCCTGGTAAAGAACTTCATTTGGGAGAACTAAAACAAGGAATGTATTTGGTGACTCTGGAAATGAAAGATGGTTCCAGACAAACAATCAAGGCGATTAAAAAATAG
- a CDS encoding T9SS-dependent choice-of-anchor J family protein, translated as MMAFGIGASAQITVSESFEGSTLPTGWISTITGSGFSSAPSGYGTLAGTACAGTNAVYKNIYGTTYTSWYMTYSSTASNATALNYSFKYLAKGYSTTGDINGSVAADYSVDGGTTWNNLLTPVTLNSPNATPIPCTTVSGTIPAGTIPAGANFKFRLKSTSATNGDFYMGFDNVVLSQAATTAPNCVAISSPANAATGISLTPTITWPAAAGASSYVINMGTTPGGTQVMAGMDVGNTTSYTVPAATLAYSTMYYITIIPKNSFGLATGCTETSFTTLVIPCPTVTAPAAGATGISVTPTITWTALSGAAGYKLSVGTTSGGTDILNNLDVGNVTSYTFASALMSGTKYYYKLNSYSSTSNSLSCTERNFTTLCSAVASVPYTLDFEGLTTPSLPNCSLAINAGTGNNWVTASAPTDCPGFTTKVLQYGYDSFSAANAWFFTQGINLTGGTQYTITYKYGNNSTTYTEKLKVAYGNSAAVAAMTNVLADYPSINDKVSHSASVNFTPTTSGTYYFGFNAYSAADQFNLYLDDINITATAVLATSEINDIAKNNIKVYPNPFSEVLNISDASDVKNVLITDVSGRVLKTIANPGKELHLGDLKQGMYLVTLEMKDGSKQTIKAIKK; from the coding sequence ATGATGGCTTTTGGGATAGGAGCTTCAGCACAAATTACAGTATCGGAAAGTTTTGAAGGTAGTACATTGCCTACTGGGTGGATAAGTACAATAACAGGTTCAGGATTTTCATCTGCTCCTTCTGGCTACGGGACTTTAGCAGGAACAGCTTGTGCTGGAACTAATGCTGTTTATAAAAACATTTACGGCACAACTTACACAAGTTGGTATATGACCTATTCTTCTACAGCTTCGAATGCAACTGCTCTGAACTATTCTTTCAAATACCTGGCGAAAGGTTATTCTACCACAGGTGATATTAATGGGAGTGTAGCGGCTGATTATTCAGTAGACGGTGGAACAACATGGAATAATTTGTTAACACCTGTTACTCTAAATAGTCCTAATGCTACTCCAATACCATGTACAACGGTTTCCGGAACTATACCCGCAGGTACCATACCGGCAGGAGCGAATTTTAAATTCAGGCTTAAAAGTACCAGCGCTACGAATGGAGATTTTTACATGGGATTTGATAATGTAGTGCTTTCGCAAGCTGCTACTACAGCTCCCAATTGTGTTGCAATCTCAAGCCCTGCAAATGCTGCTACCGGTATTTCTTTAACTCCAACAATCACTTGGCCTGCTGCGGCAGGTGCTTCCAGCTATGTTATTAATATGGGTACAACTCCAGGTGGTACTCAGGTGATGGCAGGAATGGATGTGGGGAATACTACATCGTACACGGTTCCTGCTGCTACATTGGCTTATTCAACAATGTATTATATTACCATAATACCTAAGAATAGCTTTGGGTTGGCAACAGGATGCACGGAGACAAGTTTCACAACCTTAGTTATACCTTGTCCAACTGTAACGGCTCCTGCAGCAGGCGCAACAGGTATTAGTGTAACACCTACCATTACTTGGACGGCTTTGTCCGGCGCTGCTGGGTATAAATTATCGGTAGGAACTACGTCTGGAGGTACAGATATACTGAATAATCTTGATGTAGGAAATGTAACTTCTTATACATTTGCTTCTGCATTAATGTCAGGTACAAAATACTATTATAAACTAAATTCTTACTCTTCAACCTCTAATTCTTTAAGTTGTACAGAAAGAAACTTTACAACATTATGTTCAGCTGTTGCTTCTGTTCCGTATACTCTAGACTTCGAAGGTTTAACTACACCATCTCTACCTAACTGTAGTTTAGCTATAAATGCGGGCACGGGTAATAACTGGGTTACTGCATCCGCACCAACTGATTGTCCGGGCTTCACGACAAAAGTATTACAATATGGATACGATAGTTTTTCAGCAGCTAACGCATGGTTCTTTACCCAAGGTATTAATCTTACAGGAGGTACTCAGTATACAATTACTTATAAATATGGTAATAATAGCACAACCTACACGGAAAAATTAAAAGTAGCATACGGAAATTCTGCAGCGGTTGCGGCTATGACTAATGTTTTAGCAGATTATCCATCAATTAATGATAAAGTTTCTCATTCAGCATCTGTTAATTTCACGCCAACAACTTCCGGAACTTATTATTTTGGATTTAATGCATATTCGGCAGCAGATCAGTTTAACTTATATCTTGATGATATTAATATCACCGCTACGGCAGTATTAGCTACATCTGAAATAAATGATATTGCTAAAAATAACATTAAGGTATATCCAAACCCATTCTCCGAAGTGTTAAATATCTCTGATGCTTCTGATGTGAAAAATGTTTTGATAACAGATGTTTCAGGAAGGGTGTTGAAAACTATTGCAAATCCTGGTAAAGAACTTCATTTAGGAGACTTAAAACAAGGAATGTATCTAGTTACATTAGAAATGAAAGATGGTTCTAAGCAAACTATTAAGGCAATTAAAAAATAA
- a CDS encoding T9SS type A sorting domain-containing protein has translation MTKFLLSCLLFLSMMLNAQITLGAGSTNVGTAPISTYYGYSYTQQIFTKQEINANAAGNITGLKFYLDPSMSIASSSEWVVYLGQTSKTTFASDSDWIPLSQLTQVFSGTVTNNNGVVEITFSAPFAYDNIANLVVAAEENSSGYDSNDYDEVMYVYPAAANSTLNYKNDYNDPDPASPPSSGDLKNYKSVTTFEGLTANPIPLCPVVSYPSNNSTFVPLGSTITWVNSSGATGYKVSIGTTSGGTDIANQVAVTTNSFTPAAPFAPNTTLYLKVVAVGSGGESSGCSEIMFTTAPPPPTNDECATAVTLTVNPDLNCGTVTPGYTIGATDSGMIPDPCYGNPDDDVWFKFVATATSHKISLLNIQSVGTEPNDTDTYFQVFSGGCGALSSIYCSDPASGTVTGLTVGETYLVRVYSYYGTGSNQSFDVCVGTFPPPPANDECSGALVATTFPYTFVQNDGEAATNNGGMVTACTNNGMNDGTWFTFVGDGDTFNITVTMPAGSDFDPKIGVYSGTCSALSCEDSEDSGGTGVSETLSIPTLSGNTYYVNVGYYSGWSDEPEGAFTINITKGVLGTSDVKPEKKNIKVYPNPFTDLINISDAANVKSISVSDLSGRLIKVIDNPGTSIHLGELRQEMYLLTLIMKDGSKQTIKTIKK, from the coding sequence ATGACAAAATTTCTACTTTCATGCTTATTGTTTTTAAGTATGATGCTTAATGCACAAATAACTTTGGGTGCAGGAAGTACGAATGTCGGGACAGCCCCGATAAGTACATATTATGGTTATTCTTACACACAGCAGATTTTTACAAAACAGGAAATCAATGCTAATGCTGCAGGAAACATTACGGGATTAAAATTTTATCTGGATCCTTCCATGTCTATTGCAAGCTCATCAGAATGGGTAGTCTATCTGGGTCAGACTTCAAAAACGACATTTGCATCGGATTCTGACTGGATTCCTCTTTCACAGCTGACACAGGTTTTTTCAGGAACTGTCACCAACAATAATGGTGTTGTTGAAATTACTTTCTCTGCACCCTTCGCTTACGACAATATTGCTAATCTTGTTGTAGCAGCTGAAGAGAATTCTTCAGGCTATGATAGTAATGATTATGATGAAGTAATGTATGTTTATCCGGCAGCAGCAAATTCCACACTTAATTATAAAAATGATTATAACGACCCGGATCCTGCTTCGCCGCCTTCTTCAGGTGATCTGAAAAATTATAAATCCGTTACTACTTTTGAAGGCCTTACCGCTAATCCGATCCCTCTTTGCCCGGTAGTCTCTTATCCGTCAAATAATTCAACTTTTGTTCCTCTAGGTTCAACAATTACTTGGGTTAACTCTTCAGGAGCGACAGGATATAAAGTTTCTATCGGAACAACTTCCGGAGGAACTGACATAGCCAACCAGGTGGCTGTAACTACAAACAGCTTTACACCGGCAGCACCATTCGCACCCAATACAACACTTTATTTGAAGGTTGTGGCTGTAGGGTCTGGAGGAGAATCTTCCGGCTGCTCGGAAATAATGTTTACAACAGCACCGCCGCCGCCTACCAATGATGAATGTGCTACTGCGGTTACATTAACGGTGAATCCGGATCTCAACTGTGGTACTGTAACTCCGGGTTATACCATTGGTGCTACCGATTCTGGAATGATACCTGATCCATGCTATGGGAACCCTGATGATGATGTATGGTTTAAATTCGTGGCAACAGCTACCTCTCATAAAATCTCTCTTTTAAATATTCAATCGGTAGGAACCGAGCCGAATGATACCGATACTTATTTCCAGGTATTCAGTGGCGGATGTGGAGCATTGTCCAGTATCTATTGCTCAGATCCAGCTTCGGGAACTGTCACAGGTCTTACTGTGGGTGAAACATATCTGGTAAGAGTATACAGCTATTATGGTACGGGAAGCAATCAGAGTTTTGATGTTTGTGTAGGAACGTTCCCGCCGCCACCTGCAAATGATGAATGTAGCGGAGCTCTTGTAGCCACTACATTCCCATATACTTTCGTACAGAACGATGGAGAAGCGGCTACAAATAACGGCGGTATGGTTACTGCCTGTACTAATAACGGAATGAATGACGGTACATGGTTTACTTTCGTAGGAGACGGAGATACATTTAATATTACAGTTACGATGCCTGCAGGAAGTGATTTTGATCCTAAAATCGGAGTTTACAGCGGAACCTGCTCTGCTTTGTCATGTGAAGATTCTGAAGATTCAGGAGGAACGGGAGTTAGCGAAACACTTTCAATCCCAACACTTTCAGGAAATACGTATTATGTAAATGTTGGATACTATAGTGGATGGTCTGATGAACCGGAAGGTGCTTTTACTATTAATATTACCAAGGGTGTACTGGGAACTTCTGATGTGAAGCCGGAAAAGAAAAATATCAAAGTATATCCTAATCCGTTTACAGATCTGATAAATATTTCCGATGCTGCCAATGTAAAATCAATTTCAGTTTCCGATCTTTCCGGAAGATTGATAAAAGTGATTGATAACCCTGGAACTTCAATTCATTTGGGTGAACTAAGACAGGAGATGTATTTATTGACACTTATTATGAAAGATGGTTCTAAGCAAACAATTAAAACCATAAAAAAATAA
- a CDS encoding ion transporter, whose product MEREHNLVPEDAWWKRYLYRIIYRSDTKLGKLFDIILLLLILISTAIIMMESIPKLDKRYHYTFLVLEWIISILFSIEYASRITVLKNKRRYIFSFFGIIDFLALIPFYLSFFFPVTKYFLIFRMLRMLRVFRVFNLLDFMNDGFVIVRALKNSSRKIYIFLLFLIIFSVIVGSMMFMVEGGRPGFETIPQSIYWAVVTVTTVGYGDVSPITPMGKFFAVILMLAGYSIIAVPTGIVTAEMRNKRQNLEKVCDRCGNEDIDDDARYCKQCGKKLA is encoded by the coding sequence ATGGAAAGAGAACATAATCTTGTTCCGGAAGATGCGTGGTGGAAACGATATCTTTACAGAATTATTTACCGTTCTGATACAAAGCTCGGAAAGCTGTTTGATATTATCCTGTTGTTGCTCATTCTGATCAGTACCGCTATCATTATGATGGAAAGCATCCCTAAACTTGATAAACGTTACCATTATACCTTTCTTGTTCTGGAATGGATTATTTCCATCTTATTTTCAATAGAATACGCTTCAAGAATTACGGTTCTAAAAAACAAACGTCGTTATATTTTCAGCTTTTTCGGAATTATTGATTTTTTAGCATTGATTCCTTTTTATCTGAGCTTTTTCTTTCCGGTTACAAAATACTTCCTCATTTTCAGAATGCTCAGAATGCTGAGGGTTTTCAGAGTATTCAACCTCCTGGATTTTATGAATGACGGATTTGTTATTGTAAGAGCATTAAAGAACAGCTCAAGAAAAATCTATATTTTCCTGCTATTCCTGATTATCTTTTCAGTAATTGTCGGTTCTATGATGTTTATGGTGGAAGGCGGAAGGCCGGGGTTCGAAACAATTCCGCAATCGATTTACTGGGCGGTGGTTACGGTAACTACCGTTGGCTATGGTGATGTTTCTCCGATTACTCCTATGGGAAAGTTTTTTGCAGTTATTCTTATGCTTGCCGGTTATTCCATCATTGCTGTTCCTACAGGAATTGTAACGGCGGAAATGCGGAACAAGAGGCAAAATCTTGAAAAAGTATGCGACCGGTGCGGAAATGAGGATATTGATGATGATGCAAGGTACTGCAAACAATGTGGCAAGAAATTAGCTTAG